One Triticum dicoccoides isolate Atlit2015 ecotype Zavitan chromosome 5B, WEW_v2.0, whole genome shotgun sequence genomic window carries:
- the LOC119307274 gene encoding aspartic proteinase Asp1-like, which yields MAAMWPPIIGLLVLLLPIAPSSAIKFPLEGNVYPVGHFYATLSIGEPAKPYFLDVDTGSNLTWLECHHPVHGCKGCHPRPPHPYYKPAADKLKVQCGGPLCAAMRRDVPGIPECSRKDPHRCHYEIQYVTGKSEGDLATDIISVIGKDKKTIAFGCGYNQEEPADAPPSSVDGILGLGRGKAGFAAQLKGLKMITENVIGHCLSSKGKGVLYVGDFNPPSRGVTWVPMRESLLYYSPGLAELFIDKQPIRGNPTFEAVFDSGTTYTFVPAQIYNELVSKVRGTLSESSLEEVKGRALPLCWKGKKPFRSVNDVKNQFKALSLKITHAGGTSNLDIPPQNYLIVEEDGKTCLAIRDASSDPVLKELNFILIGAVTMQDLFVIYNNESKQLGWVLAQCDKALELESVIHSRL from the exons ATGGCTGCCATGTGGCCTCCGATCATCGGTCTCCTCGTCCTCCTGCTCCCAATCGCGCCGTCCTCCGCCATCAAGTTCCCGCTCGAAGGCAATGTCTACCCTGTTGG CCACTTCTATGCTACGTTGAGCATCGGTGAACCCGCGAAGCCCTACTTCCTGGACGTCGACACTGGCAGCAACCTCACCTGGCTGGAGTGCCACCACCCGGTCCACGGCTGCAAGGGCTGCCACCCG AGGCCACCACACCCATATTACAAGCCAGCAGCTGACAAGTTGAAGGTGCAATGTGGTGGCCCGCTATGTGCTGCGATGCGCAGAGACGTGCCTGGGATCCCTGAGTGCTCCAGGAAAGATCCACATCGATGCCACTACGAGATTCAGTATGTCACCGGGAAGTCAGAAGGTGACCTTGCCACTGACATCATTTCTGTCATTGGGAAAGACAAGAAAACCATCGCTTTCGG ATGTGGATACAACCAGGAGGAACCAGCAGACGCACCGCCCTCGTCGGTAGATGGCATCCTTGGACTCGGGAGGGGAAAGGCAGGCTTTGCCGCGCAACTCAAGGGGCTAAAGATGATAACAGAGAACGTCATTGGACATTGCCTCAGCAGCAAAGGAAAGGGCGTCCTCTACGTCGGGGACTTCAATCCGCCCTCCCGCGGCGTAACCTGGGTACCCATGAGAGAATCCTT GTTGTACTACTCACCTGGCCTAGCAGAGCTGTTCATTGACAAACAGCCGATAAGAGGGAATCCAACATTTGAGGCTGTATTTGACAGTGGTACCACCTACACCTTCGTGCCTGCCCAGATATACAATGAACTTGTTTCAAAG GTTAGAGGTACTCTCAGTGAATCATCACTTGAAGAGGTGAAGGGTCGTGCTCTGCCTCTATGCTGGAAAGGGAAAAAGCCATTCAGATCTGTCAATGATGTGAAGAACCAATTCAAGGCACTGTCACTAAAAATTACCCACGCCGGCGGCACCAGCAACCTGGACATCCCTCCTCAAAACTACCTCATCGTGGAG GAAGACGGGAAAACGTGCTTGGCTATCCGCGATGCCTCGTCGGATCCTGTTCTGAAGGAGCTGAACTTTATCTTGATCGGAG CTGTCACGATGCAGGATCTGTTTGTGATATACAACAACGAGAGCAAGCAGCTCGGATGGGTTCTTGCGCAGTGCGACAAGGCGCTGGAGCTTGAATCCGTCATCCATTCGCGTCTCTGA